In Humulus lupulus chromosome 7, drHumLupu1.1, whole genome shotgun sequence, the following are encoded in one genomic region:
- the LOC133790718 gene encoding protein WAVE-DAMPENED 2 isoform X1 encodes MGRELSGLQLEKEPNGISHDRVHAAPTTSDDSSEAKDYEVKECTEENSVIEKHHEEQAVLGVKSINLDEGLTEDKNEKSAAQKSSSPASKSPVGNGRTKCTVPHPFALATDKRGSCAHTVGTETAVYGNSVLSPNSTRNIQPSSPLTSRKLWQSENRKHADEEDNWSVASSTAASVRTLKSRVTVGQAPTFRCSQRAEKRKEFYTKLEEKHQAMEAERSQFEARTREEQEEALRQLRRNLVIKANPVPNFYYEGPPPKAELKKLPLTRPKSPKLNKTNRRKSCGDAIVASQEEKERSARMQRHSLGTASSATPKSKGPISRRSSSESNGTWKVKDRYKQEKEATAPKIADQANVDIAVHS; translated from the exons ATGGGGAGAGAACTTTCTGGTTTACAGTTGGAGAAGGAGCCAAATGGCATTTCTCATGATAGAGTTCATGCTGCTCCGACAACATCGGACGACAGCTCTGAAGCTAAGGATTATGAAGTAAAGGAATGTACTGAAGAGAATTCGGTGATTGAGAAACACCACGAGGAGCAAGCGGTTCTAGGTGTTAAAAGCATAAATCTTGATGAGGGCCTGACTGAGGACAAAAATGAGAAATCTGCAGCTCAGAAGTCTAGCTCTCCTGCTTCAAAATCTCCTGTTGGAAATGGGCGTACAAAGTGCACTGTTCCTCATCCTTTTGCTCTGGCAACTGATAAGCGTGGTTCTTGCGCACATACTGTTGGAACTGAAACTGCAGTGTATGGTAACAGTGTGCTCTCTCCTAACTCAACAAGGAATATACAG CCTAGTTCTCCTTTAACATCAAGGAAGTTATGGCAATCTGAAAACAGGAAGCATGCTGATGAAGAAGACAATTGGTCTGTTGCTTCTTC TACTGCTGCCTCTGTTCGAACACTTAAATCCAGGGTTACTGTTGGACAAGCTCCAACTTTTCGATGCTCTCAACGTGCAGAGAAACGAAAGGAG ttttacaCAAAATTGGAAGAAAAACACCAAGCTATGGAGGCAGAGAGAAGCCAGTTTGAAGCAAGGACCAGG GAAGAGCAAGAAGAAGCACTCAGGCAGCTTAGGAGGAACTTGGTGATCAAAGCAAATCCAGTACCTAATTTTTACTATGAGGGTCCTCCACCCAAGGCGGAGCTCAAGAAG CTGCCATTGACTCGGCCCAAGTCACCCAAGCTGAACAAAACTAACAGGAGAAAGAGCTGTGGCGATGCAATTGTTGCATCACAGGAGGAAAAGGAAAGGTCTGCTCGGATGCAACGTCACAGCCTTGGTACCGCCTCCTCTGCTACTCCCAAAAGTAAGGGTCCGATCAGTAGACGGAGCAGTAGCGAGTCCAACGGTACCTGGAAAGTCAAAGACCGATACAAGCAGGAAAAGGAAGCCACAGCTCCTAAGATCGCGGACCAGGCAAATGTAGACATCGCCGTTCATTCATGA
- the LOC133790718 gene encoding protein WAVE-DAMPENED 2 isoform X2, which translates to MGRELSGLQLEKEPNGISHDRVHAAPTTSDDSSEAKDYEVKECTEENSVIEKHHEEQAVLGVKSINLDEGLTEDKNEKSAAQKSSSPASKSPVGNGRTKCTVPHPFALATDKRGSCAHTVGTETAVYGNSVLSPNSTRNIQPSSPLTSRKLWQSENRKHADEEDNWVTVGQAPTFRCSQRAEKRKEFYTKLEEKHQAMEAERSQFEARTREEQEEALRQLRRNLVIKANPVPNFYYEGPPPKAELKKLPLTRPKSPKLNKTNRRKSCGDAIVASQEEKERSARMQRHSLGTASSATPKSKGPISRRSSSESNGTWKVKDRYKQEKEATAPKIADQANVDIAVHS; encoded by the exons ATGGGGAGAGAACTTTCTGGTTTACAGTTGGAGAAGGAGCCAAATGGCATTTCTCATGATAGAGTTCATGCTGCTCCGACAACATCGGACGACAGCTCTGAAGCTAAGGATTATGAAGTAAAGGAATGTACTGAAGAGAATTCGGTGATTGAGAAACACCACGAGGAGCAAGCGGTTCTAGGTGTTAAAAGCATAAATCTTGATGAGGGCCTGACTGAGGACAAAAATGAGAAATCTGCAGCTCAGAAGTCTAGCTCTCCTGCTTCAAAATCTCCTGTTGGAAATGGGCGTACAAAGTGCACTGTTCCTCATCCTTTTGCTCTGGCAACTGATAAGCGTGGTTCTTGCGCACATACTGTTGGAACTGAAACTGCAGTGTATGGTAACAGTGTGCTCTCTCCTAACTCAACAAGGAATATACAG CCTAGTTCTCCTTTAACATCAAGGAAGTTATGGCAATCTGAAAACAGGAAGCATGCTGATGAAGAAGACAATTG GGTTACTGTTGGACAAGCTCCAACTTTTCGATGCTCTCAACGTGCAGAGAAACGAAAGGAG ttttacaCAAAATTGGAAGAAAAACACCAAGCTATGGAGGCAGAGAGAAGCCAGTTTGAAGCAAGGACCAGG GAAGAGCAAGAAGAAGCACTCAGGCAGCTTAGGAGGAACTTGGTGATCAAAGCAAATCCAGTACCTAATTTTTACTATGAGGGTCCTCCACCCAAGGCGGAGCTCAAGAAG CTGCCATTGACTCGGCCCAAGTCACCCAAGCTGAACAAAACTAACAGGAGAAAGAGCTGTGGCGATGCAATTGTTGCATCACAGGAGGAAAAGGAAAGGTCTGCTCGGATGCAACGTCACAGCCTTGGTACCGCCTCCTCTGCTACTCCCAAAAGTAAGGGTCCGATCAGTAGACGGAGCAGTAGCGAGTCCAACGGTACCTGGAAAGTCAAAGACCGATACAAGCAGGAAAAGGAAGCCACAGCTCCTAAGATCGCGGACCAGGCAAATGTAGACATCGCCGTTCATTCATGA